From the Manihot esculenta cultivar AM560-2 chromosome 3, M.esculenta_v8, whole genome shotgun sequence genome, one window contains:
- the LOC110611441 gene encoding probable ubiquitin-conjugating enzyme E2 26 isoform X2, which yields MQPPPLAIPQNSRKRLLMDPEVIEIPPPVFHTSKQSKLKQVLLHEVINVDNDEESPDVMILDEKVDSKNKGIAIEDISEVHNQAKDTLANHLICPFKSSAPESYKTSIIDGVSSDLYDNDYMDFTSDDYMEFDEYALQAHFDNVDFPPGVEAPVLWLLGSSHKTTRTLDENASTHLKNKKHLHIQGSGSSQPADVSKNPASVSNSGFQITVDSASQASGADTSSSWSLLKSVHSMKQLSASQHGGTSMNPTSLQRKKMTLTSSGSTNYGSVTQLHNVTSIEPPELGHYTSFNLNNLNFPTFPANTYGLSHPSVIGPSMSLNHPSVIGTSMSWFESPFMSSYTNYTSYSDCYDPFHAAHILPEGVTRTPTDVNKDDILRKYQLFKKFDTVEDHSDHHYTSKGYSTNQPPKNWSKRIQEEWRILENDLPDTIYVRVYESRMDLLRAVIIGAEGTPYHDGLFFFDVFFPSSYPSVPPLVYYHSGGLRLNPNLYSCGKVCLSLLGTWHGKVNERWLPGVSTVLQVLVSIQALILNQKPFFNEPGYEYMSGSRNGEIQSQQYNENTFMLSLRTMVYTMRRPPKHFEDFVLGHFHKYANDILVACKAYMDGAQVGCLVKGGVQDVDEGDKSCSKSFKDSLPGCIELLLKEFSLIGVKNTDKFQNLAKVGNNKLGNFPKAALKEFLISG from the exons ATGCAGCCGCCGCCGTTAGCCATTCCCCAGAATTCCAG GAAGCGGCTGCTGATGGACCCCGAAGTGATCGAAATCCCCCCTCCGGTTTTTCACACCAGCAAACAGTCTAAACTCAAACAG GTTTTACTTCATGAAGTTATCAATGTTGACAATGACGAAGAGTCTCCTGATGTCATGATCCTTGATGAGAAAGTTGACTCAAAGAATAAAGGGATAGCCATAGAAGATATTTCTGAAGTTCACAATCAAGCTAAG GACACTTTGGCCAATCATCTTATCTGTCCTTTCAAAAGCTCTGCTCCAGAATCATATAAAACTAGCATCATAGATGGTGTTAGTTCCGATTTGTATGACAATGATTATATGGATTTCACTTCTGATGACTACATGGAATTTGATGAGTATGCACTACAAGCCCACTTTGATAATGTGGATTTTCCTCCTGGTGTGGAGGCACCAGTTCTTTGGTTGCTGGGTTCTTCTCATAAGACAACTCGTACTCTTGATGAAAATGCTTCTACGCatctgaaaaataaaaagcattTGCATATTCAGGGTTCAGGATCATCACAACCTGCTGACGTTAGCAAGAATCCAGCTTCAGTTAGTAATTCAGGTTTCCAAATTACAGTGGATTCTGCAAGTCAGGCTTCTGGAGCAGACACATCCTCATCTTGGTCACTTCTGAAAAGTGTTCATAGTATGAAGCAATTAAGTGCTTCACAACATGGAGGGACCTCTATGAATCCCACAAGTCTCCAGAGGAAAAAGATGACACTCACTTCGAGTGGTTCAACTAATTATGGTTCTGTAACCCAATTGCACAATGTGACAAGTATTGAGCCGCCAGAACTCGGACATTATActtcattcaatttaaataatctcAATTTTCCAACTTTCCCTGCAAATACATATGGATTAAGTCACCCTTCTGTAATAGGTCCCTCTATGTCATTAAATCACCCTTCTGTAATCGGAACCTCTATGTCTTGGTTCGAATCTCCATTCATGTCTTCCTACACTAACTATACAAGTTACTCAGATTGCTACGATCCGTTTCATGCTGCACATATTCTCCCTGAAGGTGTAACCAGAACTCCCACAGATGTAAATAAAGATGATATTCTAAGGAAATACCAACTTTTTAAGAAGTTTGATACTGTTGAAGATCATTCAGATCATCACTATACTTCCAAAGGTTATTCAACTAACCAG ccACCCAAGAACTGGTCCAAGAGAATTCAGGAGGAATGGAGAATCCTGGAGAATGATTTGCCTG ATACCAtatatgttagggtttatgaatcGAGGATGGACCTATTGAGGGCAGTAATTATTGGAGCCGAGGGTACTCCCTACCACGATGGTCTCTTCTTCTTTGATGTTTTCTTCCCTAGTAGTTATCCCAGTGTACCACCG CTTGTCTACTATCATTCTGGCGGTCTTCGACTCAATCCAAACTTATACAGTTGTGGAAAGGTATGCCTCAGCCTTCTCGGCACCTGGCATGGTAAAGTGAATGAGAGGTGGCTTCCTGGTGTGTCTACTGTACTACAAGTTCTAGTCTCCATACAAGCTCTCATATTGAACCAGAAGCCTTTTTTTAATGAGCCTGGATATGAATACATGAGCGGCTCAAGAAATGGTGAAATACAATCTCAGCAGTATAATGAGAACACCTTTATGTTATCACTGAGGACAATGGTGTATACAATGAGGCGGCCACCAAAG CATTTTGAGGACTTTGTTTTGGGCCATTTCCACAAATATGCTAATGACATTCTAGTGGCATGTAAAGCATACATGGATGGTGCTCAGGTGGGGTGTCTGGTCAAGGGTGGAGTTCAGGATGTTGATGAAGGTGACAAGAGCTGCTCAAAGAGTTTCAAGGATTCTTTACCTGGGTGCATTGAACTGCTTCTGAAAGAGTTTTCACTAATTGGAGTCAAGAACACTGACAAGTTTCAAAATTTGGCAAAAGTGGGGAATAATAAATTGGGTAATTTTCCCAAGGCTGCATTGAAAGAGTTCCTGATCTCTGGATAA
- the LOC110611441 gene encoding probable ubiquitin-conjugating enzyme E2 26 isoform X1 — MQPPPLAIPQNSRSLSFSLFSCPVSVFLKHCFEISTLCVCGSRKRLLMDPEVIEIPPPVFHTSKQSKLKQVLLHEVINVDNDEESPDVMILDEKVDSKNKGIAIEDISEVHNQAKDTLANHLICPFKSSAPESYKTSIIDGVSSDLYDNDYMDFTSDDYMEFDEYALQAHFDNVDFPPGVEAPVLWLLGSSHKTTRTLDENASTHLKNKKHLHIQGSGSSQPADVSKNPASVSNSGFQITVDSASQASGADTSSSWSLLKSVHSMKQLSASQHGGTSMNPTSLQRKKMTLTSSGSTNYGSVTQLHNVTSIEPPELGHYTSFNLNNLNFPTFPANTYGLSHPSVIGPSMSLNHPSVIGTSMSWFESPFMSSYTNYTSYSDCYDPFHAAHILPEGVTRTPTDVNKDDILRKYQLFKKFDTVEDHSDHHYTSKGYSTNQPPKNWSKRIQEEWRILENDLPDTIYVRVYESRMDLLRAVIIGAEGTPYHDGLFFFDVFFPSSYPSVPPLVYYHSGGLRLNPNLYSCGKVCLSLLGTWHGKVNERWLPGVSTVLQVLVSIQALILNQKPFFNEPGYEYMSGSRNGEIQSQQYNENTFMLSLRTMVYTMRRPPKHFEDFVLGHFHKYANDILVACKAYMDGAQVGCLVKGGVQDVDEGDKSCSKSFKDSLPGCIELLLKEFSLIGVKNTDKFQNLAKVGNNKLGNFPKAALKEFLISG, encoded by the exons ATGCAGCCGCCGCCGTTAGCCATTCCCCAGAATTCCAGGTCTCTgtctttctctctcttctcttgtccagtttctgtctttcTTAAACATTGCTTTGAGATCTCTACTCTCTGTGTCTGTGGAAGCAGGAAGCGGCTGCTGATGGACCCCGAAGTGATCGAAATCCCCCCTCCGGTTTTTCACACCAGCAAACAGTCTAAACTCAAACAG GTTTTACTTCATGAAGTTATCAATGTTGACAATGACGAAGAGTCTCCTGATGTCATGATCCTTGATGAGAAAGTTGACTCAAAGAATAAAGGGATAGCCATAGAAGATATTTCTGAAGTTCACAATCAAGCTAAG GACACTTTGGCCAATCATCTTATCTGTCCTTTCAAAAGCTCTGCTCCAGAATCATATAAAACTAGCATCATAGATGGTGTTAGTTCCGATTTGTATGACAATGATTATATGGATTTCACTTCTGATGACTACATGGAATTTGATGAGTATGCACTACAAGCCCACTTTGATAATGTGGATTTTCCTCCTGGTGTGGAGGCACCAGTTCTTTGGTTGCTGGGTTCTTCTCATAAGACAACTCGTACTCTTGATGAAAATGCTTCTACGCatctgaaaaataaaaagcattTGCATATTCAGGGTTCAGGATCATCACAACCTGCTGACGTTAGCAAGAATCCAGCTTCAGTTAGTAATTCAGGTTTCCAAATTACAGTGGATTCTGCAAGTCAGGCTTCTGGAGCAGACACATCCTCATCTTGGTCACTTCTGAAAAGTGTTCATAGTATGAAGCAATTAAGTGCTTCACAACATGGAGGGACCTCTATGAATCCCACAAGTCTCCAGAGGAAAAAGATGACACTCACTTCGAGTGGTTCAACTAATTATGGTTCTGTAACCCAATTGCACAATGTGACAAGTATTGAGCCGCCAGAACTCGGACATTATActtcattcaatttaaataatctcAATTTTCCAACTTTCCCTGCAAATACATATGGATTAAGTCACCCTTCTGTAATAGGTCCCTCTATGTCATTAAATCACCCTTCTGTAATCGGAACCTCTATGTCTTGGTTCGAATCTCCATTCATGTCTTCCTACACTAACTATACAAGTTACTCAGATTGCTACGATCCGTTTCATGCTGCACATATTCTCCCTGAAGGTGTAACCAGAACTCCCACAGATGTAAATAAAGATGATATTCTAAGGAAATACCAACTTTTTAAGAAGTTTGATACTGTTGAAGATCATTCAGATCATCACTATACTTCCAAAGGTTATTCAACTAACCAG ccACCCAAGAACTGGTCCAAGAGAATTCAGGAGGAATGGAGAATCCTGGAGAATGATTTGCCTG ATACCAtatatgttagggtttatgaatcGAGGATGGACCTATTGAGGGCAGTAATTATTGGAGCCGAGGGTACTCCCTACCACGATGGTCTCTTCTTCTTTGATGTTTTCTTCCCTAGTAGTTATCCCAGTGTACCACCG CTTGTCTACTATCATTCTGGCGGTCTTCGACTCAATCCAAACTTATACAGTTGTGGAAAGGTATGCCTCAGCCTTCTCGGCACCTGGCATGGTAAAGTGAATGAGAGGTGGCTTCCTGGTGTGTCTACTGTACTACAAGTTCTAGTCTCCATACAAGCTCTCATATTGAACCAGAAGCCTTTTTTTAATGAGCCTGGATATGAATACATGAGCGGCTCAAGAAATGGTGAAATACAATCTCAGCAGTATAATGAGAACACCTTTATGTTATCACTGAGGACAATGGTGTATACAATGAGGCGGCCACCAAAG CATTTTGAGGACTTTGTTTTGGGCCATTTCCACAAATATGCTAATGACATTCTAGTGGCATGTAAAGCATACATGGATGGTGCTCAGGTGGGGTGTCTGGTCAAGGGTGGAGTTCAGGATGTTGATGAAGGTGACAAGAGCTGCTCAAAGAGTTTCAAGGATTCTTTACCTGGGTGCATTGAACTGCTTCTGAAAGAGTTTTCACTAATTGGAGTCAAGAACACTGACAAGTTTCAAAATTTGGCAAAAGTGGGGAATAATAAATTGGGTAATTTTCCCAAGGCTGCATTGAAAGAGTTCCTGATCTCTGGATAA
- the LOC110611441 gene encoding probable ubiquitin-conjugating enzyme E2 26 isoform X3, with protein MILDEKVDSKNKGIAIEDISEVHNQAKDTLANHLICPFKSSAPESYKTSIIDGVSSDLYDNDYMDFTSDDYMEFDEYALQAHFDNVDFPPGVEAPVLWLLGSSHKTTRTLDENASTHLKNKKHLHIQGSGSSQPADVSKNPASVSNSGFQITVDSASQASGADTSSSWSLLKSVHSMKQLSASQHGGTSMNPTSLQRKKMTLTSSGSTNYGSVTQLHNVTSIEPPELGHYTSFNLNNLNFPTFPANTYGLSHPSVIGPSMSLNHPSVIGTSMSWFESPFMSSYTNYTSYSDCYDPFHAAHILPEGVTRTPTDVNKDDILRKYQLFKKFDTVEDHSDHHYTSKGYSTNQPPKNWSKRIQEEWRILENDLPDTIYVRVYESRMDLLRAVIIGAEGTPYHDGLFFFDVFFPSSYPSVPPLVYYHSGGLRLNPNLYSCGKVCLSLLGTWHGKVNERWLPGVSTVLQVLVSIQALILNQKPFFNEPGYEYMSGSRNGEIQSQQYNENTFMLSLRTMVYTMRRPPKHFEDFVLGHFHKYANDILVACKAYMDGAQVGCLVKGGVQDVDEGDKSCSKSFKDSLPGCIELLLKEFSLIGVKNTDKFQNLAKVGNNKLGNFPKAALKEFLISG; from the exons ATGATCCTTGATGAGAAAGTTGACTCAAAGAATAAAGGGATAGCCATAGAAGATATTTCTGAAGTTCACAATCAAGCTAAG GACACTTTGGCCAATCATCTTATCTGTCCTTTCAAAAGCTCTGCTCCAGAATCATATAAAACTAGCATCATAGATGGTGTTAGTTCCGATTTGTATGACAATGATTATATGGATTTCACTTCTGATGACTACATGGAATTTGATGAGTATGCACTACAAGCCCACTTTGATAATGTGGATTTTCCTCCTGGTGTGGAGGCACCAGTTCTTTGGTTGCTGGGTTCTTCTCATAAGACAACTCGTACTCTTGATGAAAATGCTTCTACGCatctgaaaaataaaaagcattTGCATATTCAGGGTTCAGGATCATCACAACCTGCTGACGTTAGCAAGAATCCAGCTTCAGTTAGTAATTCAGGTTTCCAAATTACAGTGGATTCTGCAAGTCAGGCTTCTGGAGCAGACACATCCTCATCTTGGTCACTTCTGAAAAGTGTTCATAGTATGAAGCAATTAAGTGCTTCACAACATGGAGGGACCTCTATGAATCCCACAAGTCTCCAGAGGAAAAAGATGACACTCACTTCGAGTGGTTCAACTAATTATGGTTCTGTAACCCAATTGCACAATGTGACAAGTATTGAGCCGCCAGAACTCGGACATTATActtcattcaatttaaataatctcAATTTTCCAACTTTCCCTGCAAATACATATGGATTAAGTCACCCTTCTGTAATAGGTCCCTCTATGTCATTAAATCACCCTTCTGTAATCGGAACCTCTATGTCTTGGTTCGAATCTCCATTCATGTCTTCCTACACTAACTATACAAGTTACTCAGATTGCTACGATCCGTTTCATGCTGCACATATTCTCCCTGAAGGTGTAACCAGAACTCCCACAGATGTAAATAAAGATGATATTCTAAGGAAATACCAACTTTTTAAGAAGTTTGATACTGTTGAAGATCATTCAGATCATCACTATACTTCCAAAGGTTATTCAACTAACCAG ccACCCAAGAACTGGTCCAAGAGAATTCAGGAGGAATGGAGAATCCTGGAGAATGATTTGCCTG ATACCAtatatgttagggtttatgaatcGAGGATGGACCTATTGAGGGCAGTAATTATTGGAGCCGAGGGTACTCCCTACCACGATGGTCTCTTCTTCTTTGATGTTTTCTTCCCTAGTAGTTATCCCAGTGTACCACCG CTTGTCTACTATCATTCTGGCGGTCTTCGACTCAATCCAAACTTATACAGTTGTGGAAAGGTATGCCTCAGCCTTCTCGGCACCTGGCATGGTAAAGTGAATGAGAGGTGGCTTCCTGGTGTGTCTACTGTACTACAAGTTCTAGTCTCCATACAAGCTCTCATATTGAACCAGAAGCCTTTTTTTAATGAGCCTGGATATGAATACATGAGCGGCTCAAGAAATGGTGAAATACAATCTCAGCAGTATAATGAGAACACCTTTATGTTATCACTGAGGACAATGGTGTATACAATGAGGCGGCCACCAAAG CATTTTGAGGACTTTGTTTTGGGCCATTTCCACAAATATGCTAATGACATTCTAGTGGCATGTAAAGCATACATGGATGGTGCTCAGGTGGGGTGTCTGGTCAAGGGTGGAGTTCAGGATGTTGATGAAGGTGACAAGAGCTGCTCAAAGAGTTTCAAGGATTCTTTACCTGGGTGCATTGAACTGCTTCTGAAAGAGTTTTCACTAATTGGAGTCAAGAACACTGACAAGTTTCAAAATTTGGCAAAAGTGGGGAATAATAAATTGGGTAATTTTCCCAAGGCTGCATTGAAAGAGTTCCTGATCTCTGGATAA
- the LOC110610922 gene encoding terminal nucleotidyltransferase 4B isoform X1, protein MDMDSPPQTPIPLYETTTALSLPPTTPNRSPLSDSLEPYSVFRNEISLSSANCAAVDSAAPDFFSLDLGGASEQESEPKTPSRAPEFTPKTKLQSPLEPSLEGSWFRGNSRFRSPMLQLHKEIVDFCDFLSPTPEEQAARDSAVKCVFSVIKYIWPNCKVEVFGSYKTGLYLPTSDIDVVILGSGIKYPQIGLQALSRALSQKGIAKKIQVIAKARVPIVKFIERQSGVSFDISFDVDNGPKAAKFIKDAVSKWPALRPLCLILKLFLQQRELNEVYSGGVGSYALLAMLMAMLKNLRKCQSSLEDNLGVLLLHFFDFYGRKLNTKDVGVSCNGAGTFFSKHRKGFMNKGRPFLIAIEDPQAPDNDIGKNSFNYFQIRSAFSMAFSTLSNPKTILSLGPNRSILGTIIRPDPVLLQRKGGCNGEVTFTALLPGAGEPVQSHDDDHQEILGNWLLDDEEELPRGGGETGDGDAQSSGKKRKSSSKGKSFKKKENGDAGNLRREESGSRRERKKQRWRHNRDDANGFSNNIGAPWRH, encoded by the exons ATGGATATGGATTCCCCACCTCAAACTCCGATCCCTCTCTACGAGACCACAACCGCTCTTTCTCTTCCCCCCACCACCCCCAATCGATCTCCTCTCTCCGATTCTCTCGAGCCTTACTCCGTCTTCCGCAATGAGATTTCTCTATCTTCTGCAAATTGCGCTGCCGTAGACTCTGCCGCGCCTGATTTCTTCTCTCTTGATCTTGGCGGCGCTAGTGAACAGGAATCTGAGCCAAAGACACCGAGTCGGGCACCCGAATTCACTCCAAAAACTAAGTTGCAGTCGCCTTTGGAGCCTAGTCTGGAAGGCAGTTGGTTTAGAGGGAACAGTAGGTTTAGGAGTCCTATGCTACAATTACATAAAG AAATTGTAGATTTCTGTGATTTTCTCTCTCCTACACCTGAGGAACAAGCTGCACGCGATTCAGcagtaaaatgtgttttcagtGTTATCAAATACATATGGCCTAATTGTAAG GTAGAAGTTTTTGGTTCGTACAAGACAGGACTTTATCTTCCAACAAGCGATATAGAT GTTGTGATTCTGGGTTCGGGTATAAAATACCCTCAGATCGGTTTGCAGGCTCTTTCAAGGGCATTGTCTCAAAAGGGTATTGCAAAAAAGATTCAG GTGATTGCAAAGGCTCGTGTGCCAATTGTCAAATTCATAGAAAGACAAAGTGGTGTTTCATTTGATATAAG TTTTGACGTGGATAATGGACCAAAGGCTGCTAAATTTATTAAG GATGCAGTGTCCAAATGGCCTGCCCTACGGCCATTATGTTTGATCTTGAAGTTGTTTTTACAACAAAGAGAACTCAATGAG GTATACTCTGGTGGCGTAGGTTCTTATGCTCTACTTGCAATGCTCATGGCAATGTTAAAG AATCTGAGAAAGTGCCAATCTTCTTTAGAAGATAATTTGGGAGTCCTCTTG TTACACTTTTTTGACTTTTATGGACGCAAATTGAATACCAAAGATGTCGGTGTATCTTGCAATGGGGCTGGCACCTTCTTTTCAAAGCACAGGAAAGG GTTTATGAACAAGGGACGTCCATTTCTCATCGCCATTGAAGATCCACAG GCACCAGACAACGACATTGGGAAGAACTCATTTAATTACTTTCAG ATTAGGTCAGCCTTTTCTATGGCATTTTCAACATTGTCGAATCCAAAGACCATCTTAAGCTTAGGCCCAAACAGGAGCATTCTCGGCACCATAATTAGACCAGACCCTGTTTTGCTGCAGCGGAAAGGGGGATGCAATGGGGAGGTGACTTTCACTGCCCTGCTGCCTGGAGCCGGGGAACCGGTACAGTCACATGATGACGATCACCAGGAGATTTTGGGTAACTGGTTGttagatgatgaagaagaactGCCACGGGGAGGGGGAGAAACGGGAGATGGTGATGCACAATCGTCTGGGAAGAAGAGGAAATCTTCTTCCAAAGGCAAGTCctttaagaaaaaagaaaatggtgATGCTGGGAATCTCAGACGTGAAGAAAGTGGGTCaagaagagaaaggaagaaACAACGTTGGAGACATAACCGAGATGATGCCAATGGATTTAGCAATAACATTGGAGCTCCGTGGCGCCATTAA
- the LOC110610922 gene encoding terminal nucleotidyltransferase 4B isoform X2 yields MDMDSPPQTPIPLYETTTALSLPPTTPNRSPLSDSLEPYSVFRNEISLSSANCAAVDSAAPDFFSLDLGGASEQESEPKTPSRAPEFTPKTKLQSPLEPSLEGSWFRGNSRFRSPMLQLHKEIVDFCDFLSPTPEEQAARDSAVKCVFSVIKYIWPNCKVEVFGSYKTGLYLPTSDIDVVILGSGIKYPQIGLQALSRALSQKGIAKKIQVIAKARVPIVKFIERQSGVSFDISFDVDNGPKAAKFIKDAVSKWPALRPLCLILKLFLQQRELNEVYSGGVGSYALLAMLMAMLKLHFFDFYGRKLNTKDVGVSCNGAGTFFSKHRKGFMNKGRPFLIAIEDPQAPDNDIGKNSFNYFQIRSAFSMAFSTLSNPKTILSLGPNRSILGTIIRPDPVLLQRKGGCNGEVTFTALLPGAGEPVQSHDDDHQEILGNWLLDDEEELPRGGGETGDGDAQSSGKKRKSSSKGKSFKKKENGDAGNLRREESGSRRERKKQRWRHNRDDANGFSNNIGAPWRH; encoded by the exons ATGGATATGGATTCCCCACCTCAAACTCCGATCCCTCTCTACGAGACCACAACCGCTCTTTCTCTTCCCCCCACCACCCCCAATCGATCTCCTCTCTCCGATTCTCTCGAGCCTTACTCCGTCTTCCGCAATGAGATTTCTCTATCTTCTGCAAATTGCGCTGCCGTAGACTCTGCCGCGCCTGATTTCTTCTCTCTTGATCTTGGCGGCGCTAGTGAACAGGAATCTGAGCCAAAGACACCGAGTCGGGCACCCGAATTCACTCCAAAAACTAAGTTGCAGTCGCCTTTGGAGCCTAGTCTGGAAGGCAGTTGGTTTAGAGGGAACAGTAGGTTTAGGAGTCCTATGCTACAATTACATAAAG AAATTGTAGATTTCTGTGATTTTCTCTCTCCTACACCTGAGGAACAAGCTGCACGCGATTCAGcagtaaaatgtgttttcagtGTTATCAAATACATATGGCCTAATTGTAAG GTAGAAGTTTTTGGTTCGTACAAGACAGGACTTTATCTTCCAACAAGCGATATAGAT GTTGTGATTCTGGGTTCGGGTATAAAATACCCTCAGATCGGTTTGCAGGCTCTTTCAAGGGCATTGTCTCAAAAGGGTATTGCAAAAAAGATTCAG GTGATTGCAAAGGCTCGTGTGCCAATTGTCAAATTCATAGAAAGACAAAGTGGTGTTTCATTTGATATAAG TTTTGACGTGGATAATGGACCAAAGGCTGCTAAATTTATTAAG GATGCAGTGTCCAAATGGCCTGCCCTACGGCCATTATGTTTGATCTTGAAGTTGTTTTTACAACAAAGAGAACTCAATGAG GTATACTCTGGTGGCGTAGGTTCTTATGCTCTACTTGCAATGCTCATGGCAATGTTAAAG TTACACTTTTTTGACTTTTATGGACGCAAATTGAATACCAAAGATGTCGGTGTATCTTGCAATGGGGCTGGCACCTTCTTTTCAAAGCACAGGAAAGG GTTTATGAACAAGGGACGTCCATTTCTCATCGCCATTGAAGATCCACAG GCACCAGACAACGACATTGGGAAGAACTCATTTAATTACTTTCAG ATTAGGTCAGCCTTTTCTATGGCATTTTCAACATTGTCGAATCCAAAGACCATCTTAAGCTTAGGCCCAAACAGGAGCATTCTCGGCACCATAATTAGACCAGACCCTGTTTTGCTGCAGCGGAAAGGGGGATGCAATGGGGAGGTGACTTTCACTGCCCTGCTGCCTGGAGCCGGGGAACCGGTACAGTCACATGATGACGATCACCAGGAGATTTTGGGTAACTGGTTGttagatgatgaagaagaactGCCACGGGGAGGGGGAGAAACGGGAGATGGTGATGCACAATCGTCTGGGAAGAAGAGGAAATCTTCTTCCAAAGGCAAGTCctttaagaaaaaagaaaatggtgATGCTGGGAATCTCAGACGTGAAGAAAGTGGGTCaagaagagaaaggaagaaACAACGTTGGAGACATAACCGAGATGATGCCAATGGATTTAGCAATAACATTGGAGCTCCGTGGCGCCATTAA
- the LOC110612326 gene encoding 3-deoxy-manno-octulosonate cytidylyltransferase, mitochondrial, whose amino-acid sequence MSMCSSSSSSSSSSAKLWIVHGIVAGAAIAAAFGARAYLGRSGKFRSRVVGIIPARFASSRFEGKPLVQILGKPMIQRTWERAKLATTLDRIVVATDDEKIAECCRGFGAEVIMTSESCRNGTERCNEALGKLEKKYDVVVNIQGDEPLIEPEIIDGIVKALQASPDAVFSTAVTSLKPEDAFDPNRVKCVVDNRGYAIYFSRGLIPYNKSGKVNPQFPYLLHLGIQSYDAKFLKIYPELKPTPLQLEEDLEQLKVLENGYKMKVIKVDHEAHGVDIPEDVEKIETLMREQNLS is encoded by the exons ATGTCGATGTGCTCTTCTTCTTCGTCGTCGTCGTCGTCGTCGGCCAAGTTATGGATTGTGCATGGTATTGTGGCTGGTGCTGCGATAGCTGCTGCTTTCGGTGCTCGTGCTTATCTTGGTAGATCCGGAAAGTTCCGAAGCCGGGTTGTTGGAATCATTCCTGCCCGTTTTGCTTCCTCTCGATTCGAGGGCAAGCCACTAGTTCAAATTCTAGGGAAACCTATGATTCAG AGAACTTGGGAAAGAGCAAAATTAGCTACTACCTTGGATCGCATAG TTGTGGCAACGGATGATGAAAAGATTGCAGAGTGTTGTCGTGGATTTGGGGCAGAAGTGATAATGACTTCAGAATCTTGTAGAAATG GCACGGAGAGATGCAATGAAGCACTTGGAAAGCTAGAAAAGAAATATGACGTTGTTGTCAATATTCAGGGGGATGAGCCTCTCATTGAACCCGAAATAATAGATGGAATTGTTAAAGCACTGCAG GCATCCCCAGATGCAGTGTTTAGTACTGCTGTAACATCTTTAAAGCCTGAAGATGCATTTGATCCCAATAGAGTGAAATGTGTGGTGGACAATCGAGGTTATGCTATTTATTTTTCAAGGGGACTCATTCCGTATAATAA GTCAGGAAAAGTCAACCCACAATTTCCATATTTGCTTCATCTCGGAATTCAG AGCTATGATGCAAAGTTTTTGAAGATATATCCAGAACTTAAACCTACTCCACTACAACTGGAGGAGGATCTGGAGCAGCTGAAAGTCCTTGAGAATGGTTATAAAATGAAG GTGATAAAAGTTGACCATGAGGCACATGGTGTTGACATTCCAGAGGACGTTGAAAAGATTGAAACTTTGATGCGTGAGCAAAATTTGTCCTAG